A region from the Vicia villosa cultivar HV-30 ecotype Madison, WI linkage group LG3, Vvil1.0, whole genome shotgun sequence genome encodes:
- the LOC131660414 gene encoding pentatricopeptide repeat-containing protein At4g21065-like, whose translation MEVTSMSQALQLHAQFLKSQTQNHQNLSNLFTFAALSPSGNLNYARLILNSNPSLNSYYYNTIIRAYSHSSNPTHHLQALSLFLFMLQSPTNHHNVPLPDNFTYPFVLKCCARLKLVPQGKQIHGLITKMGFGSDLYIRNALVHMYSEVGELGVAREVFDRMFYRDVVSWTSMIDGFVNHDLPVEAIELFERMLVSGVEVNDAAAISVLRGCADSGALSVGRKVHGILKEKGIYLKGNVCTALIDMYSKCGCLESARKVFDDVVDRDVFVWTAMISALACHGMCKEAIDMFVEMEICNVVPDERTVTVVLSACRNAGLVREGYMFFNDVQKRYGMKPTIQHFGCMVDLLARGGCLKEAEDFINAMPMKPDAVLWRTLIWACKVHADTERAERLMKHLELQGMGKHDSGSYILASNVYASVGKWCDKAEMRELMNKKGLVKPPGSSRIEVDGVVHEFVMGDYNHPEAEKIFVELDQMVDKLRKQGYNPKVSEVMLEMGDEEKAIQLLHHSEKLALAYGLIRTCPGSKIRIVKNLRSCEDCHEFMKLISKVYQRDIIVRDRIRFHHFKNGDCSCKDYW comes from the coding sequence ATGGAAGTAACAAGCATGTCCCAAGCTCTACAACTCCATGCTCAATTCCTCAAATCCCAAACCCAAAACCATCAAAACCTCTCCAACCTCTTTACCTTCGCAGCTCTTTCCCCCTCCGGAAACCTCAACTACGCTCGTCTTATCCTCAACTCAAACCCATCTCTCAACTCTTACTACTACAACACTATCATTCGAGCTTATTCTCATTCCTCCAACCCCACCCATCATCTCCAAGCACTTTCCCTCTTCCTCTTCATGCTCCAATCACCCACCAATCACCACAATGTGCCTTTACCCGATAACTTCACTTATCCGTTTGTTTTAAAATGCTGTGCGCGCTTGAAACTTGTTCCGCAAGGAAAACAGATTCATGGGTTGATCACTAAGATGGGTTTTGGTTCTGATTTGTATATTCGAAATGCGCTGGTTCATATGTATTCTGAAGTGGGTGAACTGGGTGTTGCACGTGAGGTGTTTGATAGAATGTTTTATAGAGATGTGGTTTCGTGGACATCGATGATTGATGGTTTTGTGAATCATGATCTTCCTGTTGAGGCGATTGAGTTGTTTGAGAGAATGTTGGTAAGTGGGGTTGAAGTGAATGATGCTGCGGCGATTTCTGTTTTGAGAGGTTGTGCGGATTCGGGAGCGTTGAGTGTGGGGAGGAAAGTGCATGGGATTTTGAAGGAGAAGGGGATTTATTTGAAGGGTAATGTCTGTACTGCGCTTATTGACATGTATTCGAAATGTGGGTGTTTAGAGAGTGCGAGGAAGGTGTTTGATGATGTTGTGGATAGAGATGTTTTTGTTTGGACTGCGATGATTTCTGCCCTTGCTTGTCACGGGATGTGCAAAGAAGCGATTGATATGTTTGTTGAAATGGAAATATGTAATGTAGTGCCTGATGAGAGGACTGTTACGGTTGTTTTATCGGCGTGTAGGAATGCAGGCTTGGTTCGTGAAGGTTATATGTTTTTTAATGATGTCCAGAAGCGTTACGGTATGAAACCCACTATTCAACATTTTGGTTGCATGGTGGACCTTCTTGCAAGAGGAGGGTGTTTGAAGGAAGCTGAAGATTTTATTAATGCAATGCCAATGAAACCTGATGCAGTCCTTTGGAGGACCTTGATATGGGCATGCAAAGTTCACGCAGATACTGAAAGAGCCGAGCGTTTGATGAAACACCTTGAGCTGCAAGGTATGGGTAAACATGATAGTGGAAGTTACATACTTGCTAGTAATGTTTATGCGTCTGTAGGAAAGTGGTGTGACAAGGCAGAAATGAGAGAATTGATGAATAAAAAGGGGTTGGTAAAGCCACCAGGGTCTAGTAGgattgaagttgatggtgttgttcATGAATTTGTGATGGGGGATTATAATCACCCTGAAGCAGAGAAAATATTTGTCGAATTGGACCAGATGGTAGATAAGCTGAGAAAACAAGGGTATAACCCTAAAGTATCAGAGGTAATGCTTGAGATGGGTGATGAGGAGAAAGCCATTCAGTTGCTTCATCATAGTGAGAAGCTAGCTCTTGCTTATGGACTGATCAGGACATGTCCTGGGTCCAAAATCAGGATTGTAAAGAACCTAAGGTCTTGCGAGGACTGTCACGAATTCATGAAACTAATCTCTAAGGTTTACCAAAGAGACATCATAGTAAGAGACAGAATACGATTCCATCATTTCAAAAATGGGGATTGTTCTTGTAAGGATTATTGGTAG
- the LOC131660416 gene encoding late embryogenesis abundant protein-like, with the protein MQKMAGVQIRDEFGNPIPLTDELGNPVKLTDEHGNPIHLTGVVTTAPTATLDNPTRGSGTATTALNNPTAGSGFGTSGTATTTLDNSTAGSGFGTYGTGAYGGGATTHTKTTVADLISTEPARQQVHHTDQPAGRGLHRSTSSSSSSSSSSSEDDGEGGRRKKKEVKDKVKEKLPGGGGGRNKDEHNSETTTTVPHPTAGAEASHHEKKGILEKIKDKLPGHHNH; encoded by the exons ATGCAGAAAATGGCTGGAGTACAGATAAGAGACGAATTTGGAAACCCAATTCCACTAACTGATGAACTCGGTAACCCTGTTAAGTTAACTGACGAACATGGCAATCCTATCCACCTTACTGGTGTAGTAACCACCGCCCCCACCGCTACTCTTGATAACCCCACTAGAGGTTCCGGTACGGCCACCACTGCTCTTAATAATCCGACTGCAGGTTCTGGTTTTGGAACTTCTGGTACGGCCACCACTACTCTTGATAATTCCACAGCAGGTTCTGGTTTTGGAACTTACGGTACTGGTGCTTACGGTGGTGGTGCAACTACACACACTAAAACAACAGTGGCAGATCTAATTTCCACCGAACCAGCCAGACAGCAGGTCCATCACACCGATCAGCCTGCAGGAAGAGGACTCCATCGTTCCACCAGTTCAAGTTCAAGCTCTAGCTCTAGCTCA tcggaggatgatggagaaggtggGAGGAGGAAGAAGAAAGAAGTGAAAGATAAGGTAAAGGAGAAGCTtccaggaggaggaggaggaagaaaCAAGGACGAGCATAATTCAGAGACAACTACTACTGTCCCCCACCCAACGGCAGGGGCTGAGGCAAGTCATCATGAGAAGAAGGGTATACTTGAGAAGATCAAAGATAAATTGCCTGGCCACCACAACCATTGA